The genomic stretch TTCCGCTGAAACCCAGCGCCTCGGACGAGGCCGCGTTGCCGTCCAGCCCGCGCTTGTAGACGCCCTGGATGATGGCGGCGCTGCGGAACAGGGAATGGACGACGTAATAGTGGAAATTCTCGATCTCCTCCCGGCCGCTGTAGCGGCAGTAGGCGTCGACGAATTCCCGCTCGGTCGGGATGCCCAGCGCCGCATGGTCGAGGGTGCTGAAGCTGCCGTGGGCGCCGATCTCGCCATGATAGGCGGCGCAGCAATAGCCGAGATCGGCGAGCGGATGGCCGAGGGTGCACAATTCCCAGTCCAGCACCGCCGCGATATTGGCCCGGTCCGGATGGACGATGACGTTGCCGGGGCGGAAATCGCCGTGGACGATGGAAACCGAAGGATCGTCCGGCAGGCGCTCGATCAGCCAGGCGTGCAGCCGGTCCATCTCCGGGATGTCCTCGGTCTTCGATAGCTCGTACTGCTTGCCCCAGCGCACGATCTGGCGCTCGAGATAGCCCTGCGGCCGGCCGAAATCGGCGAGGCCGGCCCATTCGATATCGACCGTGTGCAGCGCCGCGAGGACTCGCGCGAAATCGTCGAAAAAGACGCGCCGCTCCTCCGCTGTTGCGCCCGGCATCCCGGCGTCGTGGAACACCCGGCCCTCGACCATCTCCATGACGTAGAAGGCCGTGCCGATCACGCTCTCGTCCTCGCACAGCAGGAATGTCCGCGGCACGGGAACGGCGCTGTCCTGCAGCGCGTTGATCGCCCGGTATTCCCGGTCGACCGCGTGGGCCGAGGGCAGCAGCTTGCCCGGCGGCTTCTTGCGCAAAACATAGCGCCGGCCGGCGGCGGACAGGCAGAAGGTCGGGTTGCTCTGGCCGGCCTGGAACTGGCGGATGTCGATGTCGCCGTC from Rhodospirillaceae bacterium encodes the following:
- a CDS encoding phosphotransferase family protein; protein product: MSATGSDRPGGVETIPVRDAHRFDEAALKAFLRERLDGFDGDIDIRQFQAGQSNPTFCLSAAGRRYVLRKKPPGKLLPSAHAVDREYRAINALQDSAVPVPRTFLLCEDESVIGTAFYVMEMVEGRVFHDAGMPGATAEERRVFFDDFARVLAALHTVDIEWAGLADFGRPQGYLERQIVRWGKQYELSKTEDIPEMDRLHAWLIERLPDDPSVSIVHGDFRPGNVIVHPDRANIAAVLDWELCTLGHPLADLGYCCAAYHGEIGAHGSFSTLDHAALGIPTEREFVDAYCRYSGREEIENFHYYVVHSLFRSAAIIQGVYKRGLDGNAASSEALGFSGMARERAETAWRVVEAYF